AGCCGCAGACGGGCCTCGAAATGACTCACAGTGGAAACTGCTTTTCGAAGATCCGTCGCTTCCGAGCATCAATGACATTGCGTTTGCGGATTGGTACGGAGATCGCATATCGCATGCAATGTGGTCGGACGGGAACGAATGGAAGGCGCACTGGTCTACACGGCCTAGCAGCAAGACGGCCACCCTCAAAAAATGGGATCGGCCGTATCCGCTTAGCGATTTAGGCGTCGGACGCTTTTTCCACGACCGGATCGCAGACGTATTCAGGATAGATGGAAATGACTGGCTTGTTTCTCGTGGTGCACGCGAGGACTGGATTAAGATCAACACTGTCCATGCGACTTACAAACCGTCGGATTTTTATTTTGTGGATTTGGACGGCGACGGGATAACTGATATTCTTCGCTTTGGAATCGATGAGCGGATCTAGTGAGGCGGGTCGCCGCAAGGCGGAGATTACGCTGCCAAGTATCATTCGAGGTAGCGTGGTCGATAAATCCTGAATATATCGTGGCGCTATTTAATCCTCGACACCTGATTCGGTGTCAGGCGACCAGCAAAAAAACGCCCCGCGCGATTCGCGACGTCGGCGGGGCGAGTAAGATGTCAAAGAGCGTCAGGCCGGGACCGCCGGCCGCGGGCTGCGAGGATCAAGCTATGTCGACTGTGCCGCCGCCAGTTCAGCCTGCCACGCGTGTCGTCCTGATCGACGGCGACATGCCGTGGCGTTCGGTGTTTCAGCTGACTTGGAAGTTCTCGATCGCGTCGCTGGTGATCTGGACGGTTCTGCTGATTCCGATTCTCACGATTACCAGCGCAGTGCAGTCGTGGCGCGACGCCGGCCGAAGAGCTGATCTTCAGCAGAAGATACGAGACATTGACGCGACGTTCAGGCTTGACCGTTAGTATCCAACCATCAACGCCATCTGAATCTCTGCCATCGCCGCGTTGTTCAACTTCAGTGTTTCGATCATCGAGTTAATCAGGTCGATCTGCTCCTTCTTAAATTCGCTGAACGCCTTCTGAAGCTCCTTCTTCTCGTCTTCAAGTTTGGCGATTGCTTCGGTGCTCGAGAGCCCCTTGGTAAGTTCTTTGAGGGCGGCGGTCATCTCCTGAACGGCAGTCGCCGCCTCCTTCATCGCACCACCATCACCGCCAAGGAACGTGTTACTGTCGATGCCTAGCGAGTCGAATCGCTTGGCGTTGATCTTGTCTGCCTCGCGTCGACCTCGATCACCGCCGTTTCGTTGCAGGGCTTCCATCTCGAACGGATTCAAATCGACGCCCGACTTAAGCTTCATGTCGATGTCTTTGAGTTGGTCAACTTCCATCGGTGACAGCGCGCCGATCTGAGCCTTGAACGACTGAAGCTTCCGTTCCTCCAACTGCAGCTGCCGCTCAGCGTTTGCCAGCATCTTCTCTTGCTGCTGAATAGCTTCAATAGCCGCGTCGCGCTCTGCCATTCGAGCTCGCGCGATCTCTTGCCGCAGGTTGATCTCTTCCTGGAGGTCGCCAATTATCGACATACCTTTCCGGTTCTCAGATTCTAGAATCTCAGCCGCTGCAGCTGGGGCCGATGGATCAGAGAAGGCATTGTCGCGGGCATGCGCACCTTGAAGTCCCAGTCTGGGTCGTCGATGTGGAATCCGTCACTCGCCCCATAGAGCCCGATCTTCATCGTCTTACACATTCCGGCGAGCTTCCATGCTTCTAGATCATTGCGGCTCGCGCGGTCGAAATCGTCGATGATGATTGCTTCGAGCCGTAAGGCTTTGATGCGAACAATCTTCAGCAGATTCTCGAATCCCTGACGGTGGCCTTGAGTGGCACGGCGACCGAAGTCAGCCACAATCAGCCCCCATGGAATAAATAGCCCTCGCGATTTTGCGAACGCAATAGCTTCACGCACCTGGTCTGCGATACTCTTGGGCTGCGAGTTGTGGTCACTGTAGCGGGGGTAGTTCGCCGCAATCTTTAGCCCAACTGTTGCTAGCCGATTCATCGCCTCAACGTCAACTTTGCCGGTCATGTGCCGTTCTTTAAACTCGGCGACCATCGATCCGACAACCAAACTGCCAGCATGAGGGACGTAGCCGCTCGCTAAGTGCTCTGGCCACGCGGCAGCAGCTAGCCGGAGATATTCACGCGCCAGCGATTCAAGTTCGCTGTCCTCCGGTAGCCCTTGCTCTTCGCGGGCTTTGCGGTGCTTCCGAATCGGGCGAGGCAGAATGTCGTCTTCACGATCTGGCGATGAGCCGCCAAGCACTGCCGCGAGGACGAGCGCTAGCAGAACTCCCATCGCACGATGCGCCAAAAAGTTGTCCCGGTTTTGTCCCTGTTGCTGACCTCCACGACGGGATACAACCGGATTTAACGAGAGATGATGGTTACGGCGCAAACCGTTACCGGTATCGACGTTAGGCCCGAAACTGTTCGCCATTAGGCGGTTACGAAAGCGAGGGGGGTAGAATCCCATGCCCTCCGCTTCGTTTCTTCGAGCGCTTCGTTGCAGCGCGTTGAGCTTCTCCCGCACGGTGAATGCGGTTTGGCGAACGGCCCCTTGGGTGTCGCCTCTCTTCTTACCCCGCCCCATAAGCAGCGACCCCATAAGCATCGACGGGCGGTAACGCATAGAAAGCTTGAGAAGCCGGCTTGGCGTCGTTTGAACTCGCCACGTCGATAACGTACCGGTACGCCAAACTGCGAATTGAGACTTACCGATTTTCCAACTACTATTTCCAAGGCGCCGTATTTTCTAAAAATATACATCCACCGGGGCTGATTTGATGCCAGGCGAGCTAGTGACGCGATACTGTCCTTCTTGCGAAGCTCGCGTGAAGGCTCTTGAGCAAGCGTTCTCGCAGCCGCGCAAGTGTCCGAAGTGCCAAACCGTCGTCACGTTTTTCGACTATCCACGGGACGTCCGCGACGCCGTCCCCATCCGCCGGCGCCTGCTCAGACGGAGTGGTTTGATTACGCTCTTTACGCTTCTTTCGCGGTAGCGCCGCTCTTCCTGCTGATCGCGCTCGTTTGCCTCTTGTTCGGCATGGGCGATTTGGCGATGTTTCTGGGGGGGTTCTGCTTCGCCCTGGCGCTGCCGCTGACGCTGCGGTTCGGCCAGCTCAATGCGTCGCTGCTGCTGATGCGGCGGGAACGCGATGAACTTCGCGCCGACAACCTTCAGTTGCGCGATTCGGTCGCCGCCGCCGCTTCGCTGGCGAGTGGATTTCGCAAGAACTTCGATTCAGTGCTCAGCGACTACAAGGACGAAGTCCGCAAACGCTACGCGCGAGCGGAAGATCTGTTCGCCGCCGCGGAGGAGCGGCAGCAAACCGTCGACGCCCTGGGCAAGCGATTTCTCAAGGAAACGGTCGCCAACCTTAGCAGCCGGCTCACGGCCAACAATTTCAATGCTTCGGCCGAACGGCTGCGCAAGACGATCGAGTTCTGCCGCAAGTCGCGTTTCGAGGTACCCGCCTCGCAGGAGCATCAACTCCTGGAAGAACGCGGCACTTCGTGCTTTACAACCGCATCAGCGTCGCGCTGGCGAACCTGAAGAACCTCGGCCGCGTCGGCGACGTCGACGAGATCCTCCGCTCGCAAGCCGAAAACGACGAAGCGGCGCTCGAAACCAGCTACAGCGTCGTCGCCGGGTTCGTCTGGGCGATTCCGGTGCTCGGCTTCATCGGGACCGTGCAGGGGCTGTCGTCGTCCATCGGCGAATTCGGCGGCGTACTGCAATCGGCGGAGAATTTCGACGTCGTCACTTCGAAACTACGGAGCGTGACGGCTGGTCTGACAATGTCGTTCGAGACGACGCTCGTGGCGCTGGTGGCGGCCCTCTGCATCCAGCTGCTCCTGACGTTCATGAAGAAATCGGAGCAGGAATTTCTGGACGAGTGCACCCGCTACTGCGTTTGCTGGCTTTGTAATCACCCCAGAACCGACCAGTCTCGGCCTCGGTGGCGTAGGGGCTATGGCTACAGTCTTACTAACGCGTCGCCGACGGTGAGCAGGCAGCGTGTTTCATGCCATTCTACAGCGGCGGCTCTGATAGTCCCCAACCCGCAGTTTAGTTGGGTGGCAATCTCGTTCACTAGTAGGTCGTGCTGCCACGGTTCCATATTTTCGCTCATCAAGCGCTTGGCTGCACGTTGTTGAGCGACGCGATTTTGGAGCGATCTCCCATCTGGCCGCGACAGACCGTTGGCTTCACACCAGCGCTTTATCGCCTCGTCGACGACTGTATAACTACAGCGATACTTCCTTTCGATATCGCTGATCGATAACCGCGCGTCGAAATCCGACTTGATCTTCTCGGCTAAGAGTTCTTCTTGCGACGCCTCTCAGACGTCAAGTTCGATCTCGCGTACGTCATGGGTGAAGTCGTCTGCGGCAGCGGCGGGCTCAGCGCCGCGTTGAGGCCGACGTTAAATTCTAAGCGATGAAAAGTCGGCATTTGTCAAACGCTCGATTTCAAATACTTATAGGTACGAGAGTTGCGCAATGAGGCTCGCGAGAGTTCTCGTGGTTGACGTTTTCACGTCAGACGCCTCCAGCCGTTGAGTCGTTCAACGAGCGAACGGGAAGAGAGAACTCACGGGCACTCGTCACTGTCGAAGGGCCGACAAAGTACCGTGTAAAGAGCCTGCCCCTGTCATTGTGGTATATTGCCGGTGGAAATAGTAGTGCTTGTCGAATCCCGCAAAGCTCGCAGGTGGAAATACGTTTGAGCTCGCCGCGAGATGCATGCCGACATCGGGTAACCGTTAGACGTGAACGCTTTCCGAACGGCGCTGAAAAAACACGAGCTGCGCAACCATCTGACACGCTCAGAGACGCTTAGCCCAATATGATTACAACAACGAACCTCCACGCACAGTCATGCCTTCGCATGGGCCGACAAGCTCTTCAAACGGCCGCTGCTTTAGTTACAGCGACCTTACTGAGCATTGGTTGTAGTACGACTGCGCCTGTCATCGAGCAGCCGACGCCGCAAGTCACGGTCGCCGAGACGGCGACGCGAGAAATCATCGATACCGACGAGTACACTGGCCGCACGGAAGCGTCGGAGATCGTCGAAATTCGCTCACGGATTTTTGGGTTCCTGAAGTCGATCGACTTCAAAGACGGCAACTACGTGAAGGAGGGGCAGACGCTCTTCACGATCGAGCCGGATGAGTATCAAGCGATTCACGAGCAATCGTTAGCCAAGATCGCCGTCAACAGCGCCAATCTCGAGCTCTCTCGCAGCAAGTTGGCGATGAAGGAAAAGCTGCGGCCCAACGGCGCCATTTCGCAAGAAGAGTATGAGGAAGCCGTAGCCGCGGTGCACGAGGCGGAGGCGACCATCGCGGCGGCCAAGGCCGATGCGAATCGGACCGCCGTCGATTTGAAGTACACCGAGATCAAGGCGCCGATCAGCGGTCGCGTCGACCGGGCACTAGTCAGCAAAGGGAATCTCCTCACTGGCGGGCAGAGTTCCGGCACGTTGCTCACAACGATCGTCAACGAACAGCCGATGTACGTCTATTTCGACGTCGACGAACGTTCGCTGCTGCGCTACATGCGGCAACGCGCGCCCGAAAAGGCGTCGACCGGCAATCTCACCGAGCAGGGCGTGGCGTGCTTCGTGCAACTGGCCGACGAGAAGGATTTTCCGCATCGCGGGCTGATCGACTTTGCATCGGCCGCGGTGAACGCGAGCACCGGCACGGCGCGCCTGCGGGCGGTGTTTGAGAACGCCGACCACGCTCTCGCCAGCGGATTGTTCGTACGAATCCAGATTCCGGTAAGCAAGCCGTACGAAGCTCTGCTCATCCCTGAGCGGGCGCTCTCGACCGATCAGAACGTGAAGTTCGTCTACGTCGTCGGCGACGACGGCGTCGCCAATCGTCGGGTTTTGGAGCTTGGGCGGCGCGAGGGCGATCTGCGCGTAATTACTTCTGGGCTTTCGAAGAGCGACCGCGTGATTGTGAAGGGGATGCAGCGCGTGAAGCCTGGGCAGCGAGTCGAAGCCCAAGTGGAGCAATAAGTTGGAGCCTGGCTAGCCGCTGGCTTCATGCCAGCGGCTAGCCATCGAACGAGTTTGTAAGTAGTTGACGAAGCCGACGCCCCTTGTCTGTTCGATAAATCTTCATGGCGAAATTCTTTATCAACCGTCCGATCTTCGCCGCGGTCATCTCGGTGATCATCACGCTCGCCGGAGCCATCGCCGTAACGGGGCTGCCGGTGGCGCAGTATCCCGAGATCACGCCGCCGACGGTGCAGGTCAGTTGCTTCTACCCCGGCGCCA
This sequence is a window from Lacipirellula parvula. Protein-coding genes within it:
- a CDS encoding recombinase family protein gives rise to the protein MANSFGPNVDTGNGLRRNHHLSLNPVVSRRGGQQQGQNRDNFLAHRAMGVLLALVLAAVLGGSSPDREDDILPRPIRKHRKAREEQGLPEDSELESLAREYLRLAAAAWPEHLASGYVPHAGSLVVGSMVAEFKERHMTGKVDVEAMNRLATVGLKIAANYPRYSDHNSQPKSIADQVREAIAFAKSRGLFIPWGLIVADFGRRATQGHRQGFENLLKIVRIKALRLEAIIIDDFDRASRNDLEAWKLAGMCKTMKIGLYGASDGFHIDDPDWDFKVRMPATMPSLIHRPQLQRLRF
- a CDS encoding efflux RND transporter periplasmic adaptor subunit; its protein translation is MGRQALQTAAALVTATLLSIGCSTTAPVIEQPTPQVTVAETATREIIDTDEYTGRTEASEIVEIRSRIFGFLKSIDFKDGNYVKEGQTLFTIEPDEYQAIHEQSLAKIAVNSANLELSRSKLAMKEKLRPNGAISQEEYEEAVAAVHEAEATIAAAKADANRTAVDLKYTEIKAPISGRVDRALVSKGNLLTGGQSSGTLLTTIVNEQPMYVYFDVDERSLLRYMRQRAPEKASTGNLTEQGVACFVQLADEKDFPHRGLIDFASAAVNASTGTARLRAVFENADHALASGLFVRIQIPVSKPYEALLIPERALSTDQNVKFVYVVGDDGVANRRVLELGRREGDLRVITSGLSKSDRVIVKGMQRVKPGQRVEAQVEQ
- a CDS encoding PEP-CTERM sorting domain-containing protein, giving the protein MTPEPTSLGLGGVGAMATVLLTRRRR